The genome window tcaaagtaagtaaaattgttaaatcatacagaatcagaattaaaaaatacgtgCTCCAAAATTGAGTCGACGAATTGAAACTTGTTTTTTAGAGATATCAACAACAAAAGCTGGAAAAAGTATGGGGTACTCTTAAAACcgaaacagaaaggaaaaatatggaGAACGCTTTAATGACGCTAACTCCAGCCATGAAAGACTGTACATGAAATAAACTTTCgtaaagtaaaagtatttgtatttgtaaataggtgtacaaattgaacatggaataatttcttgaatatctttaattctcgtgcatacataatatatactagcgcggttaaatagtataattagtTTCCTATTATAATCGATTTCAAGCGAAGCAAGATAAAATGCGAAAGGTGAATGGCCAATTGTCGAACGTTTAATAAGGGATAGCTTTGAGAAATTCGAAGAGCTTGAGTTACCCGTTttgaaacgatataaaagaaaccgaacgaatcgatttcataatattaattatacgcgaataattaagatacacgctgaaaattgaaataatacacgttgaaaataataatacggttgaaataaaaagcaataaaaatatcttaagcgatagaaaaggataaagatctagtttattttatattaaaattcattgttaaaagatttaaataattaacgaatccgAGAGCatcggaaattaaaattcaattttcgatacTCGCATTGATCAATTACTgccgttattttctacaacttaattctataagcACAACTTGTATTAATGTACGTTcctaataaataacgaataatatcgtCTTTATATCTACCGACAATGAATCGTTCTTTCAAGCAAATGGAAAACGGGAACTATTAACGCTTTTGAATTATGCAGCTACCCCTTGTCCTCTCCCTGAACTTGCCTAGGAGTTTACGACTCATTGACTCATCGTTACCCTCCGCCAAATACCAATAACAAGAAGCTGTCCCttgatcataaaatatattcgaagccaaacgatatttacgatataatcttCGGAATAGCTCAACCGACAACTATTACCGAACAAATAATTCTCTGCTGTACTTACTATATACTTAATACGACGACTGTGTAATTAAtgcataagaaataataaagcgaTGGTAGATGTATCTATCGTTCAATGTTTCAgtatataattctgtataaagtatatcattcgttcgaatatatttaagcgATATACGTACTTCGAATaactcataattataatattggcgAACTCCTACGAATGTAAACATAGAACATAAACTACCGCCCGAGACGATTGTTGCTCTAATAGCCCAGTGGTGATAACCATGTAACCCATATAGAGGTgacacataaattattatttattaaagagcgtaaatttaaaaaaaaagcaatgtaTTCGCTTCCTACTCGAcgactaataataaattacaatcgcaTTTTGCTCCAACTCTATCGTGATCGTTTATCCTCGGAAGCATTCTCGGACTTTGGTAATTGaggattaagaaagaaatttcgactACCTGAATACGCGCGCACCAATCCGTCTATCCCTTAAACAAATTAACAGCTGTGTAGGTTTTACCTGCCTGCTAACTAGGGGGTCTCATAAAATTCTTAATCTACAAACAAGTATGGTGGTGGTAACAGACTCTGTCGACTGTATAAGCTCGGCAACTAGCTCGGAAATTCATTCCCAATTCGAACATCGAACAGAACGTTTGAAAGTTCTGAGAGAgctttaattttgcaatttttaaaattctacatttctggAAGTACTTCGAGTTCGAAAGTTCTTCACGTTCGAGAATCCTTCGCATTTGgaaacatccttatacatcttcGTCACACTTGGAGCAgtaagtattttatttccttcaaatcgtttcttccaccgatttcttaaacaatttgtgaattttatttttccagattGTGCCTTATAACAAAACGATGGAGCAGTGCCGACTTGGATATAACCATTTGCATGTCATACCATCACCTCCGGAAGACCAACTACCACCGGATTACGTTGTAGTAAAATATAGTTGCCCGTGTGGTGAATTCCGTACACAATTTGCCCTGCATCTTCTCCTTTTATGCCATTTGATGGGAACACAAGGAATGAACATGGGCGGTCCTGAAGCACGTCAATATCTCCGGATGCTCTCCAATTTGCAACAAGAAGCACTTGACGCCATTCGCAACGAGATGAATGAAGTTGAAGTCTCTCCTGACCGATAAATTAATTCgacttagaaattaattatttaacttattttcttacatattattaaagattgtataaaatatttaatatgaaacattttataaaatatacatgtttataGTAGTTTGAAATCTTCAAATAGTGATTAATATCTTAGATGTTATGTATAAAAAGCTCATCGCACATATGTACTATTGCactttatagtaaataaattttatacttctatTGAAAAGATTGActctaaatttactttatcccttcaattccaatttatcatataatagattataatttctgtcgagtttgttaaaatttctttaacaacTTTTGTGCTTCCTGTTTAGCATCTCGATCATCTTCGTTCTTTGCAGGATATTCAAGggccatttttaaatatttcatagctagctctttttgatttaattttaagtaGGTTTTGCccaacattaataaattttgactGTAGAAATTGGGATCAATTTCCTCTGCGGTTTCAAAGTATTTTAGAGCTTCCTCGAATGATGAAGATGGTGGTTCTCCGAATATTAcagatgcaatttttctttgataCCATGTTAAATCGGCAACTTGATAGCACCAAGTACCAAGCATGTACATAAGTGTCGGTTCTTTTGGATTTAGTTCCATTGCTCTCTGCGATATTAAACATATTCGATCAATTGCTTGACATTGTGtcagggaacgaaatatttagaagtataatatatatatatatattatatactacatatatatattaatatattatcatgaaatataccagcatatgtttcttaatattatatgactcTTTTATTTGTGCTTTTACTCCTTCATAAAGAGTCTTAGAATTAAGAAGAATCGATGCCCATTTGTGTGCAGCCCAATTAtcctcttttatttcaagtgccttgagtattaaatcataagcttcgaaaattaatttctttccatcTACTTCGCTCACAATTTTAGACAATTTATACATTGCTCTACACAAACgccatataatttcaatatcaccGCTATCCTAGAAAAATGTTCAGTTTTGTTATCTACATTTATAAgtgatatacataatgtaattactttataatttattagaaggtCATGTATTTCCTGGTATTGTTCTTGCTCGTATAATGCATCGGCTTTTGCTATTAGAACTTCTTTTGTAGTTATGATTGTTTCATTATCACCCTTCTTTTTTGTAAGACCCCAAATACCCATAGCAGTGAACGACGATATGGTGCATAATTTTGTTGTTAACGTGTACTGATTGCTGCTCTAATAACGAAaactaattgaataatttttgcgcTATAGTTCCACAAAGAGCATAGAGATCTGAAATCGGATTAGAAAGttgtaaatagaatattcgtGTGTTTGTACTGGCATACAATAATATTGCTACCTTGATTCAGAATCTGTAGCTTTCCAGGTTAAGAAATCAGGCAGATCAAATAGCAGTGCTGCGCGGTTCCAAGATGAAGGTAGATTATTTTTGAGCCACAACATTTTGGGTGTTTGCATCTCTAACGATACTTTCCCACCTACATACTGAAGCATCTCGTGATTCtgttcatttataaaatcagCTTCTTTCTGTGCTCTATGGTCCATCCATAATATAACATTCTGTTTATCTTCacctgtaataaaaattccattggtaaacaaacatttcgtgcaattgaaagaagaattgcaattcatttgttaatttacCTGTTGGACTAACTGTGACTGGTGATCCTGTTTTGTCAATTGCTACCAATGAACAAGTAGCAGC of Bombus terrestris chromosome 5, iyBomTerr1.2, whole genome shotgun sequence contains these proteins:
- the LOC125385156 gene encoding regulator of microtubule dynamics protein 1-like; translation: MGIWGLTKKKGDNETIITTKEVLIAKADALYEQEQYQEIHDLLINYKDSGDIEIIWRLCRAMYKLSKIVSEVDGKKLIFEAYDLILKALEIKEDNWAAHKWASILLNSKTLYEGVKAQIKESYNIKKHMLRAMELNPKEPTLMYMLGTWCYQVADLTWYQRKIASVIFGEPPSSSFEEALKYFETAEEIDPNFYSQNLLMLGKTYLKLNQKELAMKYLKMALEYPAKNEDDRDAKQEAQKLLKKF